In the genome of Natronorubrum daqingense, the window CTGATCGAGGATCAGGGCGACCGGACCATCGAACTGCCCAACGGTTCCGAAACCGTCGGCGACGTCCTCGCTCGTCTCGAATCCGAGACGTTCGAAACGGCGGACGACGTTCGCCTCGCGCTCTCGTGTGCCGTCAGCAACAAGGCGGTTGGCCGAATCGGATACAGCGATCGCGATCCAGCACCGGTCGGCAGTCCCTACACGCCCGACGCCGTTTCGTTCTAGCGTCGACTCGTTTCGATGAGGTTTTCGCTCCACCCGTTCGCTCACCGCGCGGCCGTTCGTTTCTCGTACGCGGACAACTCATGACGTGTGAGCGACCGTGGAGGCGAAGAATAGCGCTAAGCGGTACGTTCTAGAAGCTATCGATGACCGGGATGCCCTCGGTTTCGTAGTCGGTCATCGCGGCGAGTTTGTCGGAGACGTCCTCGAGGTCGATCGTCTCGGAGACGACGTCGGCGGGCCGGAGCTTTCCGGTCGAGACCATCCGGAAGATCTCGTCGTAGCGCGTCGGCGGCATGCCGAGCGAGCCGATGAACTCGATCTCCTGCATCACCATCGCGTCGGAGGGGACGGTGATCATCCCCTGTTCGTCCTGCGTGGTGAGGCCGACCTGGAGGTGCTGGCCGCGGTTGCCGAGGCTCTGGACCGAATTTTGCGACGTCGTCTCGATTCCGAGGGCGTCCATCGAGACGTCGGCACCGCCGTCGGCGATGGCTTTGACCTCGGCCGCGACGTCGTCTGCGTCGCCGGCGTTGACCGTCTCGACGGCGCCGAGTTCTTCCGCCTTCTCGAGTTTCTGCTCTTTGAGGTCGACGGCGATCACGTTCGCGCCGAGGGCGTCGGCGATGTGGACCGCCGAGAGGCCGACGCCGCCGACACCGTGAACGGAGACCCAGTCGCCCGCACTCACGTCTGCTCGGTGGGCCAGCGCGTGAAACGAGGTCATGAACCGACAGCCGAGGCCGGCCATGTCAACCGACGAGACACCGTCGGGTAGTTGGACGAGGTTGTGGTCGGCGGCTGGGACGTGGACCTGTTCGGCGAACGCCCCCTGAACGGGCGGAACGAATCCGAGTGGCATCACGTTCTCGCAGGTGTTCGAGTGGCCGCGACGACACTCGTGGCAGGTACCGTCGCCCAAATTGAACGGGACGGCGACGTGATCGCCTTCGGAGACGTTCTCGATTTCGTCACCGACGGCGATGACCGTTCCCGCCGGTTCGTGGCCCAGAATCTGACCCTGTTGGGTCTCGAGTCCGAGCCACCCCCAGTCGCCCTGCCAACCGTGCCAGTCGCTCCGGCAGACGCCACAGGCCTCGACCTCGACGACGGCACCCCGAGGGTCGGGCTCCGGCGCGTCGACGTCTTCGATCGAGAGCGGTTCACCGTGTTCTTCGAGAACTGCTGCACGCATGGGTTGATTGTTGCTACCGTATACCATATACGTGTCTGTACTGTCACAGAAATTGAGAGGTATTCAGAAGAACCAGGCCGTTCAGTTCAGCAACTCCATCGCTCCGTCCAGATCGAGCGGCACCGACCCCTTCTGGTAGCCCTCGACGTGCCCGTTCGGTCGGGTGCGATAGACGACGGCGGGGCGGTGGCGAACGTCGGGTTGTTCGCCGCGGACGGCGTTCCAGGCTTCGTCGCGGAAACTCGAGCAGTCGACGAAGAGGACGGCACCGCCGCCGTGTTCGGCGAGTTGGCCGTTGGTCTTCGTCTCGGCGGTGTCGCGCACGGCGGCGACGGGTCCCGACGCGGAGCGATTAGCCGGCGGTTGCGGGCGCGTCACTTCGACGAGGACGTTCGTCGATTCGTCTTCGGCCCGGAAATCCAGCGAGTGACCGGTCGTGACCTCGATTTCGGGTTCGATAAGATAGCCGGCGTCGGTGAGGATCTTCGCCGCGATAAACTCGCCTAATGCGGCGCTCATTCGAACGCGGTCGACGTGGTCGCTGGTCCCGAGTTTCCCCGACATCACGTGTCGATACTCGTCGAGGACGCCCGTCCGGAGGAAGTCTTCGAAAAAGCGCGTCGTCTCGCGGCGGCCGGCGTCGGGGAAACCGGCGGCGTGTTCCCGGAAGAACGCCCGCGTCGATTCACGGCCGTCTTTGGACATGAAAACGGGGAGGAAGAACCACGAAATGTGTGGGTAATCGGCGAGCCACGGGTCCTCCTCGTGAAGCGTCGCGAGGAGTTCTCGCTTGCTCCAGCGAGTGACGTGATGGGAAACCTCTCGCCAGCCGACCTTGTTGGTCCGCCACAGCGAAGAGGGCGTCTCGGTGTTTCCCATCCAGTAGGCTTCTTCGTCGTTTCGCGCGAAGAGCGCAACGTCGCCGTTTTGCATCTCGAAGCGATGCGTCTCCCAGTTCGCGCCGATCTCGAAGCGGGGCGAAACCGCTCGAGCGCCAATGTTCGAGCGAAGGGGTTGCAAAATCTCGTGTCGGACTTTCTGTTCGCTCCACGACGTGGGCGAATACCGAAAGCGAAGCGGCCGTGCCACACGCTCATTTTGGTGCGAGCGTGCATACGTGTTACGCGTCTGGGGCGGATCTTCGCCGAGTCCAGTCGGATACTCGTCGCGAGCGGTCGGGCATCCGCCGTGGCGAAAGTTCCGGCATCCGGGTGGTGTGATCGGTACATTAATGTGCGTCACGAACTAACATGTGTATACCTA includes:
- a CDS encoding DUF5789 family protein; its protein translation is MVPTNAGEFAADYDYPVTTEELIEDQGDRTIELPNGSETVGDVLARLESETFETADDVRLALSCAVSNKAVGRIGYSDRDPAPVGSPYTPDAVSF
- a CDS encoding zinc-dependent alcohol dehydrogenase family protein encodes the protein MRAAVLEEHGEPLSIEDVDAPEPDPRGAVVEVEACGVCRSDWHGWQGDWGWLGLETQQGQILGHEPAGTVIAVGDEIENVSEGDHVAVPFNLGDGTCHECRRGHSNTCENVMPLGFVPPVQGAFAEQVHVPAADHNLVQLPDGVSSVDMAGLGCRFMTSFHALAHRADVSAGDWVSVHGVGGVGLSAVHIADALGANVIAVDLKEQKLEKAEELGAVETVNAGDADDVAAEVKAIADGGADVSMDALGIETTSQNSVQSLGNRGQHLQVGLTTQDEQGMITVPSDAMVMQEIEFIGSLGMPPTRYDEIFRMVSTGKLRPADVVSETIDLEDVSDKLAAMTDYETEGIPVIDSF
- a CDS encoding DUF5784 family protein; amino-acid sequence: MARPLRFRYSPTSWSEQKVRHEILQPLRSNIGARAVSPRFEIGANWETHRFEMQNGDVALFARNDEEAYWMGNTETPSSLWRTNKVGWREVSHHVTRWSKRELLATLHEEDPWLADYPHISWFFLPVFMSKDGRESTRAFFREHAAGFPDAGRRETTRFFEDFLRTGVLDEYRHVMSGKLGTSDHVDRVRMSAALGEFIAAKILTDAGYLIEPEIEVTTGHSLDFRAEDESTNVLVEVTRPQPPANRSASGPVAAVRDTAETKTNGQLAEHGGGAVLFVDCSSFRDEAWNAVRGEQPDVRHRPAVVYRTRPNGHVEGYQKGSVPLDLDGAMELLN